In Tachysurus vachellii isolate PV-2020 chromosome 3, HZAU_Pvac_v1, whole genome shotgun sequence, one genomic interval encodes:
- the bmp2b gene encoding bone morphogenetic protein 2b, with the protein MVAVLRSVVALMLLLGQVWLGAAAGLIPDVERRRHAPEHSERFLRDFELRLLNMFGLKRKPTPSKGAVIPQYMLDLYYMHSENGDQKSIRRPRSIMGRHAERAASRVNTIRSFHHEEALEALASLKGRTTQQLFFNLTSVPAEELITAAELRIFRDQVLSDLKQSNTSRAGAFQRINIFEVFRPAHSPSQEPLTRLLDTRLVQDSHSRWESFDVSSAAARWATQPHHNHGLMVEILHPNGASDGEEAKTSRSSHVRVSRSLHPDIESWAQARPLLVTYSHDGQGTATLHREKRQVRRPPKRRKPQKANCRRHPLYVDFSDVGWNVWIVAPPGYHAFYCQGECPFPLSDHLNSTNHAIVQTLVNSVNSNVPRACCVPTDLSPISLLYLDEYEKVVLKNYQDMVVEGCGCR; encoded by the exons ATGGTAGCCGTGCTCCGCTCGGTCGTGGCGCTCATGCTGCTGCTCGGTCAGGTGTGGCTGGGCGCCGCCGCCGGTCTCATTCCCGACGTGGAGCGGCGGAGGCACGCACCCGAACACTCCGAGCGCTTTCTGCGCGACTTCGAGCTCCGACTGCTCAACATGTTCGGTCTAAAGCGAAAACCCACGCCGAGCAAGGGAGCCGTAATACCCCAGTATATGCTGGACCTCTATTATATGCACTCAGAGAATGGAGACCAGAAAAGCATCCGGCGGCCCAGGAGCATCATGGGGAGGCACGCGGAGCGCGCGGCCAGCAGGGTCAACACCATCCGGAGTTTCCATCATGAAG aggCATTAGAGGCTCTGGCCAGCCTGAAAGGAAGGACCACACAGCAGCTGTTTTTCAACCTCACTTCAGTCCCGGCAGAGGAGCTCATCACGGCTGCAGAGCTACGCATCTTCAGAGACCAGGTGCTCAGTGACCTTAAGCAGAGCAACACCAGCCGTGCTGGAGCCTTTCAGCGAATTAACATATTTGAGGTGTTTAGGCCAGCTCATTCCCCCTCACAGGAGCCTCTTACCAGACTTTTGGACACTCGTCTGGTGCAGGACTCACACTCACGCTGGGAAAGCTTTGATGTTAGCTCAGCAGCAGCACGCTGGGCCACACAGCCACACCACAACCATGGCCTCATGGTGGAGATTCTGCACCCAAACGGGGCCAGTGATGGTGAGGAGGCAAAAACAAGCAGGAGTAGTCACGTGAGGGTAAGCCGGTCCCTTCATCCTGACATTGAATCCTGGGCTCAGGCTAGACCACTGCTGGTCACTTATAGCCATGATGGCCAGGGCACTGCAACACTCCACAGAGAAAAACGGCAGGTGCGGCGGCCTCCAAAACGACGTAAACCCCAGAAAGCCAACTGTCGGCGGCACCCACTCTATGTAGACTTTAGTGATGTGGGCTGGAATGTGTGGATTGTGGCGCCGCCAGGCTACCATGCCTTTTACTGCCAAGGCGAGTGCCCGTTCCCACTGTCAGATCATCTGAACTCCACCAACCATGCCATTGTGCAAACGCTTGTGAACTCTGTGAACTCTAATGTGCCACGAGCATGTTGCGTACCCACAGACCTCAGTCCCATCTCTCTGCTCTACCTGGATGAGTATGAGAAGGTTGTCTTAAAGAACTACCAAGACATGGTGGTGGAGGGCTGCGGATGCCGATGA